A window of the Falco rusticolus isolate bFalRus1 chromosome 1, bFalRus1.pri, whole genome shotgun sequence genome harbors these coding sequences:
- the METAP1 gene encoding methionine aminopeptidase 1 isoform X3 produces the protein MEPVGSCQRCAVCLMLSGYGAGKGKTVGVGERNGIAEYTPEFHGEGENETQPECFKGSWATHKLLHKKAKDEKAKREVSSWTLEGDVNTNPWSGYRYTGKLRPHYPLTPTRPVPSYIQRPDYADHPLGMSESEQALKGTSQIKILSSEDIEGMRVVCRLAREVLDVAAMMVKAGVTTEEIDHAVHLSCCTSVNEVICHGIPDRRPLQEGDIVNVDITVYRNGYHGDLNETFYVGEVDEGARRLVQTTYECLMQAIDAVKPGVRYRELGNIIQKHAQANGFSVVRSYCGHGIHKLFHTAPNVPHYAKNKAVGVMKPGHVFTIEPMICEGGWQDETWPDGWTAVTRDGKRSAQFEHTLLVTDTGCEILTRRLDSICPHFMSQ, from the exons atggAGCCTGTCGGGTCATGCCAGCGGTGTGCTGTTTGCCTGATGCTGTCTGGTTATGGGGCTGGCAAAGGAAAGACTGTTGGAGTTGGGGAAAGGAATGGCATTGCAGAATACACCCCAGAATTTCATGGGGAAGGAGAGAATGAAACACAACCA GAATGCTTTAAGGGAAGCTGGGCCACTCACAAATTATTACACAAGAAAGCAA aagatgaaaaagctaAGCGTGAAGTTTCCTCTTGGACTCTGGAAGGTGATGTTAACACAAATCCCTGGTCTGGTTATCGATATACTGGTAAACTCAGGCCACACTATCCACTG ACGCCAACAAGACCTGTGCCAAGCTATATTCAGAGACCGGATTATGCTGATCACCCACTAG gaatgtCTGAATCAGAACAGGCTTTAAAAGGAACttctcaaataaaaatactctcaTCTGAGGATATAGAAGGGATGCGAGTAGTGTGTAGG ctTGCTAGAGAAGTATTGGATGTTGCTGCCATGATGGTGAAAGCAGGTGTAACTACTGAAGAAATTGATCATGCTGTCCATTTA TCGTGTTGCACATCAGTGAATGAAGTGATCTGTCATGGAATTCCTGACAGGAGGCCATTGCAGGAGGGAGATATTGTTAATG TGGATATTACTGTCTATCGTAATGGCTACCATGGAGATCTGAATGAGACGTTTTACGTTGGAGAAGTTGATGAGGGTGCAAGGAGGCTTGTCCAAACAACTTACGAGTGCCTAATGCAAGCCATTGATGCAG taaaaCCTGGCGTTCGGTACAGAGAACTGGGAAACATTATTCAGAAACATGCTCAAGCAAATGGATTTTCCGTCGTTCGGAGCTACTGTGGTCATGGAATCCACAAACTCTTCCATACAGCCCCTAATGTCCCACATTATGCCA aaaataaGGCAGTTGGAGTCATGAAGCCAGGTCATGTATTTACAATTGAACCAATGATCTGTGAAG GTGGTTGGCAAGATGAAACATGGCCTGATGGTTGGACTGCTGTAACAAGAGATGGAAAGCGATCTGCCCAGTTTGAACATACACTTCTGGTCACTGATACAGGCTGTGAGATCTTAACCCGGCGGCTGGATAGTATTTGTCCCCATTTCATGTCTCAGTGA
- the METAP1 gene encoding methionine aminopeptidase 1 isoform X1 has translation MEPVGSCQRCAVCLMLSGYGAGKGKTVGVGERNGIAEYTPEFHGEGENETQPECFKGSWATHKLLHKKAKDEKAKREVSSWTLEGDVNTNPWSGYRYTGKLRPHYPLTPTRPVPSYIQRPDYADHPLGMSESEQALKGTSQIKILSSEDIEGMRVVCRLAREVLDVAAMMVKAGVTTEEIDHAVHLACIARNCYPSPLNYYNFPKSCCTSVNEVICHGIPDRRPLQEGDIVNVDITVYRNGYHGDLNETFYVGEVDEGARRLVQTTYECLMQAIDAVKPGVRYRELGNIIQKHAQANGFSVVRSYCGHGIHKLFHTAPNVPHYAKNKAVGVMKPGHVFTIEPMICEGGWQDETWPDGWTAVTRDGKRSAQFEHTLLVTDTGCEILTRRLDSICPHFMSQ, from the exons atggAGCCTGTCGGGTCATGCCAGCGGTGTGCTGTTTGCCTGATGCTGTCTGGTTATGGGGCTGGCAAAGGAAAGACTGTTGGAGTTGGGGAAAGGAATGGCATTGCAGAATACACCCCAGAATTTCATGGGGAAGGAGAGAATGAAACACAACCA GAATGCTTTAAGGGAAGCTGGGCCACTCACAAATTATTACACAAGAAAGCAA aagatgaaaaagctaAGCGTGAAGTTTCCTCTTGGACTCTGGAAGGTGATGTTAACACAAATCCCTGGTCTGGTTATCGATATACTGGTAAACTCAGGCCACACTATCCACTG ACGCCAACAAGACCTGTGCCAAGCTATATTCAGAGACCGGATTATGCTGATCACCCACTAG gaatgtCTGAATCAGAACAGGCTTTAAAAGGAACttctcaaataaaaatactctcaTCTGAGGATATAGAAGGGATGCGAGTAGTGTGTAGG ctTGCTAGAGAAGTATTGGATGTTGCTGCCATGATGGTGAAAGCAGGTGTAACTACTGAAGAAATTGATCATGCTGTCCATTTA GCTTGTATTGCAAGGAATTGCTATCCTTCCCCTCTGAATTATTATAATTTCCCTAAGTCGTGTTGCACATCAGTGAATGAAGTGATCTGTCATGGAATTCCTGACAGGAGGCCATTGCAGGAGGGAGATATTGTTAATG TGGATATTACTGTCTATCGTAATGGCTACCATGGAGATCTGAATGAGACGTTTTACGTTGGAGAAGTTGATGAGGGTGCAAGGAGGCTTGTCCAAACAACTTACGAGTGCCTAATGCAAGCCATTGATGCAG taaaaCCTGGCGTTCGGTACAGAGAACTGGGAAACATTATTCAGAAACATGCTCAAGCAAATGGATTTTCCGTCGTTCGGAGCTACTGTGGTCATGGAATCCACAAACTCTTCCATACAGCCCCTAATGTCCCACATTATGCCA aaaataaGGCAGTTGGAGTCATGAAGCCAGGTCATGTATTTACAATTGAACCAATGATCTGTGAAG GTGGTTGGCAAGATGAAACATGGCCTGATGGTTGGACTGCTGTAACAAGAGATGGAAAGCGATCTGCCCAGTTTGAACATACACTTCTGGTCACTGATACAGGCTGTGAGATCTTAACCCGGCGGCTGGATAGTATTTGTCCCCATTTCATGTCTCAGTGA
- the METAP1 gene encoding methionine aminopeptidase 1 isoform X2 — MAAVETRVCETAGCSSEAKLQCPTCLKLGIQGSYFCSQECFKGSWATHKLLHKKAKDEKAKREVSSWTLEGDVNTNPWSGYRYTGKLRPHYPLTPTRPVPSYIQRPDYADHPLGMSESEQALKGTSQIKILSSEDIEGMRVVCRLAREVLDVAAMMVKAGVTTEEIDHAVHLACIARNCYPSPLNYYNFPKSCCTSVNEVICHGIPDRRPLQEGDIVNVDITVYRNGYHGDLNETFYVGEVDEGARRLVQTTYECLMQAIDAVKPGVRYRELGNIIQKHAQANGFSVVRSYCGHGIHKLFHTAPNVPHYAKNKAVGVMKPGHVFTIEPMICEGGWQDETWPDGWTAVTRDGKRSAQFEHTLLVTDTGCEILTRRLDSICPHFMSQ; from the exons GAATGCTTTAAGGGAAGCTGGGCCACTCACAAATTATTACACAAGAAAGCAA aagatgaaaaagctaAGCGTGAAGTTTCCTCTTGGACTCTGGAAGGTGATGTTAACACAAATCCCTGGTCTGGTTATCGATATACTGGTAAACTCAGGCCACACTATCCACTG ACGCCAACAAGACCTGTGCCAAGCTATATTCAGAGACCGGATTATGCTGATCACCCACTAG gaatgtCTGAATCAGAACAGGCTTTAAAAGGAACttctcaaataaaaatactctcaTCTGAGGATATAGAAGGGATGCGAGTAGTGTGTAGG ctTGCTAGAGAAGTATTGGATGTTGCTGCCATGATGGTGAAAGCAGGTGTAACTACTGAAGAAATTGATCATGCTGTCCATTTA GCTTGTATTGCAAGGAATTGCTATCCTTCCCCTCTGAATTATTATAATTTCCCTAAGTCGTGTTGCACATCAGTGAATGAAGTGATCTGTCATGGAATTCCTGACAGGAGGCCATTGCAGGAGGGAGATATTGTTAATG TGGATATTACTGTCTATCGTAATGGCTACCATGGAGATCTGAATGAGACGTTTTACGTTGGAGAAGTTGATGAGGGTGCAAGGAGGCTTGTCCAAACAACTTACGAGTGCCTAATGCAAGCCATTGATGCAG taaaaCCTGGCGTTCGGTACAGAGAACTGGGAAACATTATTCAGAAACATGCTCAAGCAAATGGATTTTCCGTCGTTCGGAGCTACTGTGGTCATGGAATCCACAAACTCTTCCATACAGCCCCTAATGTCCCACATTATGCCA aaaataaGGCAGTTGGAGTCATGAAGCCAGGTCATGTATTTACAATTGAACCAATGATCTGTGAAG GTGGTTGGCAAGATGAAACATGGCCTGATGGTTGGACTGCTGTAACAAGAGATGGAAAGCGATCTGCCCAGTTTGAACATACACTTCTGGTCACTGATACAGGCTGTGAGATCTTAACCCGGCGGCTGGATAGTATTTGTCCCCATTTCATGTCTCAGTGA
- the LOC119144446 gene encoding alcohol dehydrogenase class-3, whose protein sequence is MASGVIKCKAAVAWEAGKPLSLEEVEVAPPKAHEVRIKIIATAVCHTDAYTLSGADPEGCFPVILGHEGAGIVDSVGEGVTKVKPGDTVIPLYIPQCGECKFCKNPKTNLCQKIRITQGRGLMPDGTSRFTCKGKQLYHFMGTSTFSEYTVVADISVAKIDAAAPLDKVCLLGCGISTGYGAAVNTAKVEPGSTCAVFGLGGVGLAVIMGCKIAGASRIIGIDLNKDKYAKAKEFGATECISPQDFKKPIQEVLVEMTSGGVDYSFECIGNVGVMRAALEACHKGWGVSVIVGVAAAGQEISTRPFQLVTGRTWKGTAFGGWKSVDNVPKLVTDYMSKKIKVDEFVTHTLPFDKINEAFELMHTGKSIRTVLKL, encoded by the exons ATGGCGAGCGGG GTTATTAAATGCAAGGCTGCTGTTGCCTGGGAGGCAGGTAAACCTCTCTCTCTGGAGGAGGTGGAGGTTGCTCCACCAAAAGCTCATGAAGTTCGTATCAAG ATAATTGCCACTGCTGTCTGTCACACTGATGCCTATACTCTGAGTGGTGCTGATCCTGAAGGATGTTTCCCTGTGATCTTGGGTCATGAAGGAGCAGGAATTGTAGACAGTGTTGGGGAAGGAGTAACAAAAGTAAAGCCGG gggACACCGTTATCCCTCTATACATCCCCCAGTGTGGAGAGTGCAAGTTCTGTAAGAATCCTAAAACAAATCTATGCCAGAAGATAAG AATTACTCAAGGGAGAGGACTCATGCCTGATGGTACCAGCAGGTTCACCTGCAAAGGAAAGCAGCTTTACCACTTCATGGGGACTAGCACCTTCTCAGAGTATACTGTCGTGGCTGACATCTCAGTAGCCAAGATagatgctgcagcacctctcgATAAAGTGTGCCTGCTGGGTTGTGGCATCTCTACTGGCTATGGGGCTGCTGTTAACACTGCTAAG GTGGAACCTGGCTCTACATGTGCTGTCTTTGGTTTAGGAGGAGTTGGGCTGGCAGTTATTATGGGCTGCAAAATAGCAGGAGCATCCCGTATCATTGGCATCGATCTTAACAAGGATAAGTATGCCAAAGCCAAAGAGTTTGGAGCTACTGAGTGCATTAGCCCTCAAGACTTCAAGAAGCCCATACAGGAGGTGCTGGTTGAGATGACCAGTGGTGGTGTAGACTATTCATTTGAGTGCATTGGTAATGTTGGAGTCATG AGGGCTGCCTTGGAAGCCTGCCACAAAGGCTGGGGTGTCAGTGTGATAGTTGGAGTAGCTGCTGCTGGTCAGGAGATCTCCACACGGCCATTCCAGCTAGTAACTGGGCGGACTTGGAAAGGGACTGCGTTTGGag GCTGGAAGAGCGTAGACAATGTACCGAAACTGGTGACTGACTACATGTCCAAAAAGATCAAGGTTGATGAATTTGTGACTCACACTCTGCCTTTTGACAAAATTAATGAGGCTTTTGAGCTGATGCATACAGGAAAGAG caTTCGAACTGTCCTAAAGCTTTAG